One genomic segment of Primulina tabacum isolate GXHZ01 chromosome 9, ASM2559414v2, whole genome shotgun sequence includes these proteins:
- the LOC142555174 gene encoding aluminum-activated malate transporter 2-like: MKMASEKSGFAENAWTWVQGVANKFINAVINAGKDAKKLADEDPRRVVHSFKVGLAITLVSLFYYFDDPIYDGFGVSAMWAVMTVVVVFEFSVGATLGRGVNRGIATLLGGALGLGAHRLASFSGEKVEPIFLGLSVLLIAAVVTFLRFHPKLKARYDYGLMIFILTFSLICVSGYRDDEVLDMAYVRLSTVLIGGAVSVFICVFLRPIWAGEDLHSLTAANIEKLGIFLEVFGSEYLKSLDEKNQEKEASLDEYKSVLNSQGAEESLANFAKWEPRHGKFRYRQPWDQYLKVGAATRECAYRIKALSGYLNSEIQAPKEIREKIQESCTEISTECSCALAELSTAIKNMTRATPADLHISNAKTVSKNLKSLLKTSLWPDTDLVDIIPAATVVSLLIEIVSCTAQIADSVHELASLSKYKFPDDVHAMRQNQNGKEKILPRTSSIDGSHNFTITVE; encoded by the exons ATGAAAATGGCCAGTGAAAAATCTGGATTTGCAGAAAATGCGTGGACTTGGGTACAGGGTGTTGCAAATAAGTTCATAAATGCGGTAATTAATGCCGGAAAAGATGCCAAGAAACTTGCGGATGAGGATCCAAGAAGGGTTGTACATTCATTTAAAGTTGGATTGGCCATAACTTTAGTCTCGTTATTCTATTATTTTGATGATCCTATATACGATGGTTTCGGTGTTTCTGCGATGTGGGCAGTGATGACTGTTGTTGTGGTCTTCGAATTTTCAGTTG GAGCAACACTTGGAAGAGGGGTGAACAGAGGGATTGCAACACTTTTAGGTGGTGCGTTAGGATTGGGAGCACATAGATTAGCAAGTTTTTCAGGGGAAAAAGTCGAGCCTATTTTCCTAGGTCTATCTGTCTTGTTGATAG CTGCTGTGGTGACATTTCTGAGATTTCATCCTAAGTTGAAGGCAAGATATGATTATGGGCTAATGATTTTTATCCTTACATTTAGTCTGATATGTGTATCGGGATATCGGGACGATGAAGTTTTAGATATGGCATATGTTAGACTATCCACGGTTTTGATTGGTGGTGCTGTTTCAGTTTTCATTTGTGTATTTTTAAGGCCGATTTGGGCAGGTGAAGATCTACATAGTCTCACTGCTGCTAATATTGAAAAGCTTGGGATTTTCTTGGAAG TTTTTGGAAGTGAATATTTGAAGTCGCTCGACGAAAAGAATCAAGAGAAGGAAGCATCACTTGATGAGTATAAGTCTGTTCTGAATTCTCAAGGCGCTGAAGAATCACTG GCAAATTTTGCAAAATGGGAGCCGAGGCATGGTAAGTTTAGATACCGTCAACCTTGGGATCAATACCTAAAGGTTGGAGCCGCCACACGAGAATGTGCGTACCGAATCAAAGCATTAAGTGGCTATCTCAACTCAGAGATCCAG GCGCCAAAGGAAATCAGAGAAAAGATTCAAGAATCATGCACGGAAATAAGCACAGAATGTAGCTGTGCTCTAGCCGAGCTATCAACGGCAATCAAGAATATGACTCGGGCAACTCCAGCTGATCTACACATATCTAACGCAAAAACTGTGTCCAAGAATCTGAAATCTTTACTCAAAACCAGCCTATGGCCTGATACAGATCTGGTTGACATAATCCCTGCTGCAACAGTTGTTTCACTACTCATAGAAATCGTCTCTTGCACGGCCCAGATCGCAGATTCAGTCCACGAGCTTGCTTCGTTGTCAAAATATAAGTTCCCTGATGATGTACATGCAATGAGGCAGAATCAAAATGGGAAGGAGAAAATTTTACCAAGAACTTCTAGTATCGATGGATCCCATAATTTTACCATTACAGTTGAGTGA
- the LOC142504389 gene encoding uncharacterized protein LOC142504389 — translation MDSLASSTAFRPPVLDGSNYALWKVKMRMFIKSIDERAWQRVLDGWSPPRTVDNDGDSISKPESTWSNDEVQISNLNSKALNAIFTSVDINMFSLITNCISAKAAWDTLQKHCEGSESVRRTKLRMLTSKFENLRMEENETIVEYDRRLRDIANEAFSLGDPMSNER, via the coding sequence ATGGATTCACTAGCATCAAGCACCGCGTTCAGACCACCAGTTCTCGATGGGTCAAACTATGCCCTCTGGAAAGTCAAGATGAGGATGTTCATCAAATCTATCGATGAAAGGGCCTGGCAACGTGTCTTAGACGGATGGTCTCCACCGAGGACTGTTGATAATGATGGAGATAGCATAAGTAAACCAGAAAGTACTTGGTCCAACGATGAAGTCCAAATCTCGAACTTAAATTCGAAGGCACTCAATGCTATTTTCACATCTGTGGATATCAATATGTTTAGTCTTATAACCAACTGCATCTCTGCCAAGGCAGCTTGGGACACTCTTCAAAAGCACTGTGAAGGGTCAGAAAGTGTTCGCAGAACCAAACTCAGAATGTTaacctcaaaattcgaaaacTTAAGGATGGAGGAAAACGAGACTATTGTGGAATATGATCGAAGATTGCGTGACATTGCAAATGAGGCCTTTAGTCTCGGTGATCCTATGTCAAACGAAAGATAG